Proteins from a single region of Candidatus Rubrimentiphilum sp.:
- the msrB gene encoding peptide-methionine (R)-S-oxide reductase MsrB encodes MNHDVKPEIQKTEEEWRAELGPERYHILREAGTERPFTGKLLNVDEEGLYTCGACGAPLFASDSKFESHCGWPSFTSPEQQQNVRLLDDDTLGMHRVEVRCKRCDSHLGHVFDDGPGPEGTRYCINSLSLGFKPKA; translated from the coding sequence GAAGACGGAAGAAGAATGGCGGGCCGAGCTGGGGCCCGAGCGCTATCACATCTTGCGCGAAGCCGGCACGGAGCGGCCGTTCACCGGCAAGCTCTTAAACGTCGACGAGGAAGGCCTGTACACGTGCGGCGCCTGCGGCGCGCCGCTCTTCGCGTCCGATTCAAAATTCGAATCGCACTGCGGGTGGCCCAGCTTTACGAGTCCGGAGCAGCAGCAGAATGTGCGGCTGCTCGATGACGACACGCTCGGCATGCATCGCGTCGAAGTGCGCTGCAAGCGTTGCGATTCGCACCTAGGGCACGTGTTCGACGACGGCCCGGGTCCCGAGGGGACGCGCTACTGCATTAACTCGCTGTCGCTGGGATTTAAGCCAAAGGCGTAG
- a CDS encoding VOC family protein has product MLDKMPMNGFIPTADAEKARAFYEGVLGFPLIGDNEYVASYQAGANKLMLQKGATSPPAERTIVGWEVTGIRDVVTELTKRGVVFMQLGMDWMKQDELGIWESPDGKVAWFKDPDGNTLSVSEH; this is encoded by the coding sequence ATGCTCGACAAAATGCCGATGAATGGGTTCATCCCAACCGCCGACGCCGAGAAGGCCCGCGCGTTCTACGAGGGAGTTTTAGGCTTTCCGCTGATCGGCGACAACGAGTACGTCGCGAGCTACCAAGCCGGCGCGAATAAACTCATGTTGCAAAAGGGCGCGACGTCGCCGCCGGCGGAGCGGACAATCGTCGGCTGGGAAGTGACCGGCATTCGCGACGTCGTCACCGAGCTCACCAAACGCGGCGTGGTTTTCATGCAGCTCGGCATGGATTGGATGAAACAAGACGAGCTCGGCATTTGGGAGAGCCCCGACGGCAAGGTCGCGTGGTTCAAGGATCCCGACGGCAACACGCTATCGGTATCCGAACACTAA